Within the Burkholderia mayonis genome, the region TGCGCAGACGCGCCTTCGGATCGTCCGCCCGCCCGGCGTTGGCAGGGGCAGCGGCCAACTTGCCGCCGCTTGCAGGCGGCGGCGTTTCGACCGTGTCGACGGGCGGTGCATATCCTTTCTTCAACGCGTCCTTGAACAGCGCAGGCGCGCTGCGCACGGGCGGCAGCGTCGTGCTGCGCACCCGCTGCTCGGTCAATTGCAGCGCGGCGCGAATCCGGTTTTCCTCGTTGTCCGCATAGAGCGTCTGCGCTTCCTTCAACGGAATGCCGATCTTCACCATCCGGTCGACAAGCGTGCTGTCGAAGACGTTCGGATGCTCGTCGAGTGCGAGCATCGGCTGCTTGCGCTCCGACACGCGGAATTGGATCTCGGCAACTCGACGTCCTTCGCGATGCTCGACCAGTTCGACGAAGATGTTCGTCACTGCGTTCACCTCGGCGATCGCCGGACGCAGATAGTCGCGCTTGAAGTATTTGTACTCGCGCTTCGCCTCGTCGCCGGCCTCGGTGTCGGGCGTGCCCGACAGGATCGGGCGCCACCATTCCCAAGGCTCGCGCATCGTCAGATGGCTCGGGTTCGTCAGATAGCGCACGCAGATTTCGTACAGCGCGAGCCCCGCGCTGCTGCGCAGCTGGCTCTGGAACTGTAGACTCAGACGCGCATACTGCACCGGGTCGAGCAGTTTCTTCTTGATCTTCGGTGCAAACGAGAATTCGACCCACACGCGCCGCGTCGCAGGATCCTCGAGAATTTCGGCATCGGCGATCAGCGTGGAAATCCCCCATTTCCGACCGGGCTTCTGGCTCGACGTGCCGGTACTCCATTCGACCTGCACCGACACCATCCGCCGCAAGTGCTCCTTCACGAGCGCCGTGTCGTTGGAATCGAAGGCCGAGTTGGCGACGATATCCGACAGCAGCGCGCGATAGGTATCGCCGGAATCGTCGGCTTGCTGAGCGACCGCAAGCAGCACGTTGAACAGCTTGCGAGTCAGGAGGGTGATCTTGCCGTTTTTCGGCTGAATTGCGATTGCCTCGACAGCCTTACGCAATTCGGCGGAACTAGCACTCACCACATCCACATCGGTTTTCTTGGCGCGCTTTGTGGCCATGCATCGGGTCGGAGGAGAAGTTTCCGGAAGGATAGCGTCTGTGGTGATGCGCGTCCAGAACGGCATGCTCACCATATCCGGTGAAGCTCGGCGATTCGTCGCCACTCACCCGATCGAGCTCCCGCAAACGCTCACCGGTCCAAAATCCGGCCATCCTCGATTCACCTTTGCGTGCCGCGGAAAGCGCGGCGGGCGCCCGTTTTCCCGCGCGCCCGTTCCGCAGTGCAGCGGCTCCCGAATTATCTCACCTCAAATCTTGTCGCAAAATTGCTACGACGAATTTCGTGCATGCGGGCGTGTCCGCGATCGGCTCGCGGCGCCGATTTCGGGGGCGGCGAGCCGAGGGATCGACCGATATCGACTGAAATCATGCCCAGCATGTCGATCGGGCCGTCGGCCGGCCGGCGGATACCAGGAAGTCAGGCGGAATTGGCAGCAAGTCATATGCCCGACGTGACTCATCCCCGGATCATTAGGCGTTGAAGCTCGACGGGCACCGATTAACGGCACCGGGCGCCCGGAACGACCCGCGCAACGATCGCCGGATCGGCTCGGAACGGGCGGCCGACACCTGCCGCCGACGCAACTGACCCAGAAGTGGGCCGCGAAAACCGATCCGGCTCACCACTTACCAGCCCCGTCCCCCAAACATCGTGGGCTCAAGCCTCGAGCAGGCCACGTCGCTTCATTCAGCCGCACGTCCGATACAAGCAGCGCCCCGGTAGCGCACGGCATGCGAGCGCCGATGGGCGACGTGAGTGAGTGCGGCCTCATTCGGTTCACCGAACGGCAAAGCCGCCACAGGCGCGAAAGGACGCGATAAACGAGCCAGCGCCGGCCACCAGAACTCGATGCCATACGGAGTCCGCAGATCCGCCCAAGACGGCAAGCGTGAGCCCCGAAAGGCTAGATCCACTCACCGAAAACGCGACGGGCCGGCAAACATGAGCAGGATTGAGGCCAGGGACCAACCAGATACCCGGTGTGACGACAAACGTGAGCCGCACCGGGCTGCTTCGACTAACCGAAGAGTCGAGGGCGTCGTCAGTGAAACGCCGGCGACGGCACGCATTGACGACGGACATCGCCGCGCCTAGATCTGGCGTGAGTACTCGGCGCCAGTGCGACTCACCTCAAACCGGCCCCGGGGGAACGCGAAAGCGATCGCTAATATATGGGCAGCAAGCCATGTGTGCCATCCGCCCAAGAGCAGTGATGCGAACGATCGATTACCCGTTCGGAGCACCCGCCGGACCAACGTGAGGTCCCGGACGAGCCTGTGGCTCACCATCGGCGCCAGTGCCCCCACACACGGCATTGAAGCGACACCCGGCCGATCCGCGTCGCGGAAATGACCAGCGTGAGCCATCGACATCCGCTTGAACACACCCGACGTCGATTTCCCCCGCCCCGGCTCGACGACGCCGCGCTCGCAAGCCCATCGGCCCCGGAAAGAGGTCTGCCAACCGTCCGGGGGGACTTGGCCCAAGGCCGGACGTGGGCCACACAGCATACCGAAGTTGCCCAACGTGAAGACCCGCATCCGGTTTGCCTCACCACGAACCCCGCTTCCCGCCTGCGGCCAGGCCGACGACCCGCCAAGCGGATCGGTCAGAGCAGTTCGCCACCGCTCACGCCCCGCCATCCAGGCCCATCTCCCGAAAAAGCTCACCATTCGGATCCCGCGAACAAGCAATCAATCGCCGCTGCGGGACCGGCACACGGGCAGTCATCGGCAATTGGTTCCCGCAAAGTCTCACCTCAAGACGATTTTCACCCCTCATGACGATGCACCCGACGCTCCCGAAAAAGCTCACCATCGCATTCGTGACAAAAAATCTCCATTGCATCAAATACTTACATTGCATAGCTGAAGCAGCGATCGAGATTTTCCATCCCGAATTCCCTCACCTTTCGGCAAGCAGCCCTATGTTGATCTCGCGGCATTACTTCCTGAAAAACCTCACCTTTGATGGAAAACCGGTGTCGAAATGTCTCTCACCATTCAGCATCTACGGGCCTTTGCAGGTAAGTACACGCACACTTTTCCCGAAAAGCCTCACCTTTGACAAATCTCGGCCGCCTTCCAGGTCCCGAAAAACCTCACCTCAAGCACGATCGGGCGCCACCGGCCACTCCCCCGAATACCCTCACCATTGATAGGATCCGGAGTCCCGAGGCCAAAACCAGTCTCCCGAAAAATCTCACCTCTGGGTCGTTTCGGGCCACGAAGCCCCACCGGACAGGCCTTTACTGACGTTCTTTCCCGGAAACGCTCACACCAAAACGGGCTGGAATCCCGAGAAATCTCACCTATCCCCTAAATCTGCCTAAAAGAAGGGCAGAGTCGCTGCTTCACGGGCATCCCGAAAATCCTCACCCATGCCTGTGGGTGTCAAATGGATCGATTCAGGCTCCACGCGGCTTTACCGTTGCTGTGTCCCTGAAAAATCTCACCTTTATCAGTTTCGCCTGTGGGAAACTGTCCTGAACCCACTCACGATCTTTCCCGCATCGGCTCACGCTGATCCCCGAACCCCATCACGTCGGCTCCTGGAAGATGTCACCTTGTATCCCGTAAAACTTCACCTTCCCGGCCGCAATCCCTTGCTGAACAAGGCTTCCTGGTGGCGTTAACGTTTTTAACGATGGTTTCAAAGGTGTTTACTTCTAATACTCTCAAGACTCCCCCGACGAGTTTTCCACAGATCTCCAATTTCGCTTCCAGATACGCCCCGAGAACCACAGTCCCCGACATGTGAAACAATTGCTGTTATTCGGGCCTCATCCGATAATCTTTTAAAAACATGAAGTTAAGCTCGATTCTTCGCTTTGTTTCACGGTTTCGAGACATCTAAGCAAGCGAAACGGCACAAGATCTCTCCAAAAACCCTCACTGGTGGCAAAAGTACAACAAGTGCATCAGGAACGTATCAATCAGAACGTGTTTCGTTATGATTGATACGTATCGTTTTCCAACAGCAATGATGACCCTCGACAAAATCCGACAAACCATTCGCGAAGAACTCGATGCATTACGCTCGTCCGGCGCACGTCGACAAGATCTGTCACTCCATGCATGCAAGCGGCTGTTCTTCGATCTCGGTATACGGCCGTCTGCGGCGAACGTCCGCGATTTGACACAGACCGGCAGCGCAAGCGACATTCCGAAGGACATCGATTACTTTTGGGAGCGCATTCGCGCGGCGTCGAAAGTCAGGCTCGAGGGTGCTGCATTGCCTAAGCCGCTCGAGGAAAAAGCGGGGACGCTGCTTGGCGCACTTTATGAAGAAGCGCTGAAACAGGCGCGTGAGAGTCTCGATGCAGAACGGCGACTGGCCAGCGACGAAGTCGCCGCCACCGAGCAAAAATACCGAGACGCACTGATTCGTCAGGAA harbors:
- a CDS encoding replication initiation protein, translating into MATKRAKKTDVDVVSASSAELRKAVEAIAIQPKNGKITLLTRKLFNVLLAVAQQADDSGDTYRALLSDIVANSAFDSNDTALVKEHLRRMVSVQVEWSTGTSSQKPGRKWGISTLIADAEILEDPATRRVWVEFSFAPKIKKKLLDPVQYARLSLQFQSQLRSSAGLALYEICVRYLTNPSHLTMREPWEWWRPILSGTPDTEAGDEAKREYKYFKRDYLRPAIAEVNAVTNIFVELVEHREGRRVAEIQFRVSERKQPMLALDEHPNVFDSTLVDRMVKIGIPLKEAQTLYADNEENRIRAALQLTEQRVRSTTLPPVRSAPALFKDALKKGYAPPVDTVETPPPASGGKLAAAPANAGRADDPKARLRSEYDAYRRKEAKQLYEEQGDAEREVARASFESDVLPALGSHLRDDWRRRGLDSKLVETAFFDWLAQKTWGEPTDGDLLAFTLSQSRAA